In Terriglobus sp. TAA 43, a single window of DNA contains:
- a CDS encoding CpaF family protein yields MAAAYARLVNVHHRSNKEIKKPMAVNSMITIDEGEVAMPIRHSISEATQQEVKSAVHRELLKRLDLERLAEFNETRSSQQQLFAIIHRIVTEQNIPLSAAERDRLTQEVLNEVFGLGPIEPLLHDPTVSDILVNTWDSVYVERRGLLEKTNIVFKDNRHLMHIIEKIVSAVGRRVDEMSPMVDARLPDGSRVNAIIPPLAIDGPILSIRRFGNTPLTAEDLIRSKMLAPAMLEVLRIAVESRLNIVVSGGTGAGKTTLLNVLSGFISERERIVTVEDSAELLLRQEHVVRLETRPPNLEGHGAIRQRELIMNALRMRPDRIVVGEVRGEETLDMLQAMNTGHDGSLTTIHANSPRDAVARLETMAMMANVGLPEKAIRNQIASAVHLIVQVARMSDGSRRITHIAEVAGTQADIVALNDLYLFERMSTGSAGKVAGRFYSPGVLPRFAGRLHDTPPHVIAELLNVSVEV; encoded by the coding sequence ATGGCGGCAGCTTATGCCCGCCTGGTAAACGTGCATCACCGATCCAACAAGGAAATCAAGAAGCCAATGGCAGTGAACAGCATGATCACGATCGATGAGGGGGAAGTCGCAATGCCCATTCGTCATAGCATCTCGGAGGCCACCCAGCAGGAGGTGAAGTCGGCGGTGCATCGTGAGTTGCTGAAGAGGCTTGATCTTGAACGCCTCGCCGAGTTCAATGAGACGCGCTCCAGCCAGCAGCAACTCTTTGCCATCATTCACCGCATCGTTACGGAACAAAACATTCCGTTGAGCGCGGCGGAGCGCGATCGCCTGACGCAGGAGGTTCTGAACGAGGTTTTCGGTCTCGGACCTATCGAACCCCTGCTCCACGATCCCACGGTCAGCGACATCCTGGTCAACACCTGGGACTCAGTGTATGTAGAGCGTCGCGGTCTTCTGGAGAAGACCAACATTGTCTTCAAGGACAATCGCCACCTGATGCACATCATTGAGAAGATTGTGTCCGCGGTAGGCAGGCGCGTTGATGAGATGTCGCCCATGGTGGACGCTCGTCTTCCGGACGGCTCCCGCGTAAACGCCATCATTCCGCCGCTCGCCATTGACGGGCCTATCCTTTCAATCCGCCGGTTCGGCAATACACCTCTCACTGCGGAAGATCTGATCCGTTCGAAGATGCTTGCTCCTGCAATGCTTGAGGTTCTTCGCATTGCTGTTGAATCACGGTTGAACATCGTGGTTTCCGGTGGTACCGGCGCAGGCAAGACGACGCTGCTGAACGTGTTGTCTGGATTCATCTCTGAACGGGAGCGCATCGTTACCGTAGAAGACTCCGCAGAACTTCTGCTTCGTCAGGAGCACGTCGTGCGTCTTGAAACGCGCCCGCCGAACCTGGAAGGACATGGTGCTATTCGTCAACGCGAACTGATCATGAACGCGTTGCGTATGCGTCCCGATCGCATCGTAGTGGGCGAGGTTCGCGGCGAAGAGACACTCGATATGTTGCAGGCCATGAATACAGGCCACGATGGTTCTCTCACCACCATCCACGCAAATTCTCCGCGCGATGCGGTGGCCCGCCTTGAAACCATGGCAATGATGGCCAATGTCGGTCTTCCGGAAAAAGCGATTCGTAATCAGATTGCATCGGCTGTCCACCTCATCGTGCAGGTGGCCCGCATGAGCGATGGCTCACGCCGCATTACACACATTGCAGAAGTCGCGGGGACACAGGCAGACATCGTAGCGCTGAATGATCTTTATCTCTTTGAACGTATGAGCACTGGATCCGCCGGTAAAGTGGCCGGCCGCTTTTACTCGCCGGGCGTCCTTCCCCGCTTTGCGGGCAGGCTTCATGACACCCCGCCTCACGTCATTGCTGAGCTTCTGAACGTGAGTGTGGAGGTCTAG
- a CDS encoding type II secretion system F family protein, with protein sequence MWLSLCFILLTSIIFGAVVYGTKPSRVATEAEVRLQTLVVLTKPSQAKTPQASLEKKIPSSYFWLEKRLEGTRVLRYIRVLLLQSRSDWSPGGVILSVLGLLVMLPLLTGLATGNPILMVAAFVCSFAPVLWLRTKRQRRIKDFETALPQALEMFARSLRAGHAIPVAIGVLAEEAPLAVRQDFAEAHRDQNYGLPIRDAFTAMLERVPSRDLRIFITGLLIQKDTGGNLPDVMDRIVAVIRDRVRIQGEVRTHTAQGRLTGWILCLLPIALLLVINVMSPGYSRVLFHDPMGRKLLYTGAVLLCLGIITIRQIIRGIEV encoded by the coding sequence ATGTGGCTTTCTCTTTGCTTCATTCTGCTCACATCGATCATCTTCGGTGCCGTAGTATATGGCACCAAGCCGTCGAGGGTAGCCACGGAAGCAGAGGTGCGTCTACAGACCCTGGTCGTCCTCACAAAGCCGTCGCAAGCGAAGACGCCACAGGCCAGCCTCGAGAAAAAGATCCCGAGTTCGTACTTCTGGTTAGAGAAGCGTCTCGAAGGTACTCGTGTGCTGCGATACATTCGAGTGCTGCTATTACAGTCCAGAAGCGACTGGAGTCCTGGCGGAGTGATTCTCTCTGTCCTCGGCCTGCTTGTTATGTTGCCGTTGCTAACGGGCCTCGCAACCGGAAACCCCATCCTCATGGTCGCTGCATTTGTTTGTTCCTTTGCGCCGGTGCTTTGGCTCCGCACGAAGCGGCAGCGCCGCATCAAGGACTTTGAAACCGCACTTCCGCAAGCGCTGGAGATGTTTGCGCGTTCGCTGCGTGCAGGCCACGCCATCCCGGTTGCGATTGGCGTGCTTGCAGAAGAAGCGCCGCTTGCTGTCCGTCAGGACTTCGCAGAGGCGCACCGCGATCAGAACTATGGGTTGCCCATTCGCGATGCATTCACTGCCATGCTGGAACGTGTTCCATCGCGCGATCTGCGAATTTTTATTACGGGGCTTCTCATCCAGAAAGATACGGGTGGAAATCTTCCAGATGTAATGGATCGCATTGTGGCCGTCATTCGCGATCGTGTGCGCATACAGGGAGAGGTGCGTACGCACACTGCGCAAGGTCGGCTCACGGGTTGGATTCTTTGCCTGCTACCCATAGCGCTGTTGTTGGTCATCAACGTTATGAGCCCGGGATATTCGCGCGTCCTCTTTCACGATCCGATGGGGCGCAAACTCCTCTACACCGGCGCCGTGCTCTTATGCCTCGGTATCATTACCATTCGCCAGATCATCCGCGGGATTGAAGTGTGA
- a CDS encoding type II secretion system F family protein: MNLLFICSAGFAVFFIILLLATPVLLKKSADADRLRHLIHPNQVITKTSSPHLKELVARWTAVLRPRAGTRRSEQAREKLEAAGLRTSMQRDTYASVQGIAPLAGLFLGTFVRGNMMLACVVLGAIGYLGPDIWLRRRIRLYKAKLLRSLPDALDLLNICVEAGLGLDLAMLRVSDELALSHPELHTEFQRVQLEQRVGGVRMDAWKRFAERSDIEEIRSFVGMLVQSERFGTPIARSLSRFADDLRTQRRQGAEEAAAKTRVKIVFPLVFFIFPCLFLVLLAPAIISLFGIFKDLQ, translated from the coding sequence ATGAACCTTCTCTTTATATGTTCCGCGGGCTTCGCCGTCTTTTTCATCATTCTGCTTCTTGCCACACCTGTATTGCTGAAGAAGTCAGCCGATGCAGATCGTCTGCGGCACCTGATCCACCCAAACCAAGTCATCACAAAAACATCCTCACCACACCTCAAAGAACTTGTAGCGCGTTGGACCGCGGTTTTGCGTCCGCGCGCCGGCACTCGCCGAAGTGAACAGGCAAGAGAAAAGCTGGAAGCAGCAGGCCTGCGGACATCCATGCAGAGGGACACCTACGCATCGGTGCAAGGGATCGCACCTTTGGCCGGCCTTTTTCTTGGTACCTTTGTTCGCGGAAATATGATGCTGGCCTGTGTCGTGCTGGGTGCCATCGGCTATCTCGGGCCAGATATCTGGTTGCGACGACGTATTCGTTTGTACAAGGCGAAGCTTCTCCGCTCTCTTCCAGATGCGTTGGATCTGCTGAACATCTGCGTGGAAGCTGGACTCGGTCTGGATCTCGCGATGCTGCGCGTGTCGGATGAGCTGGCACTAAGTCATCCGGAGTTACATACAGAGTTCCAACGCGTGCAGTTGGAGCAGCGCGTGGGTGGCGTAAGGATGGACGCCTGGAAACGGTTCGCAGAACGATCCGACATAGAAGAAATCAGATCGTTCGTTGGAATGCTCGTACAGTCCGAGCGATTTGGAACTCCCATTGCACGTTCACTGAGTCGCTTTGCAGATGACTTGCGCACGCAACGTAGACAGGGGGCCGAAGAAGCCGCCGCCAAAACCCGCGTCAAGATCGTTTTTCCCCTGGTCTTCTTTATCTTTCCCTGCCTGTTCCTCGTGTTACTGGCACCGGCGATCATCAGCCTGTTTGGAATTTTCAAAGACCTTCAATAA
- a CDS encoding LPXTG cell wall anchor domain-containing protein codes for MDMTTMIRIAAGVLAVLILGVIVYRRRRSA; via the coding sequence ATGGACATGACAACAATGATTCGCATCGCAGCGGGTGTTCTGGCAGTTTTGATTCTCGGCGTGATCGTCTATCGTCGCCGCAGATCGGCATAA
- a CDS encoding DUF192 domain-containing protein produces the protein MADTSISRAVGLLGRTHLQQDEGIWIKPSSGVHTIGMRFPIDVIGLDKQLRIVRLWPSLKPYRVTAIVPSIRTVLELASGRIVESGLRLGDQLRIQESALFDEASIPTS, from the coding sequence GTGGCAGATACTTCCATCAGCCGCGCGGTGGGTCTGTTGGGGCGCACACATCTTCAACAGGACGAGGGCATTTGGATCAAACCGTCTTCGGGCGTGCATACCATCGGTATGCGATTTCCCATTGACGTGATTGGCCTGGACAAACAGCTTCGCATCGTACGCCTTTGGCCTTCACTCAAACCGTATCGCGTCACAGCGATTGTGCCGTCGATACGGACTGTCCTCGAACTAGCCTCAGGCAGGATCGTTGAATCCGGCCTGCGGCTTGGGGACCAACTTCGCATTCAGGAGTCCGCCCTTTTTGATGAGGCGTCTATTCCAACTTCGTGA
- a CDS encoding pilus assembly protein TadG-related protein, whose protein sequence is MRRLFQLRDDSGQVLVITALCMVVLIGFLGLAVDIGSVRHEQRRLQNAADASALAAALEVRVCGSTPNCAAMQTAAQNALVENGYTGSSALITDCASSPGSGLTITLHNPLCPGSSDPNKSRYNYVETQVSEKAPLYFSRIFGFTGFNLSARAEAARGVGGPCIYALNPSASGALNVGVGVGFRSNCGVVVESSSRSSVNCLVGLGVTAPYVQVSPTGGGASLLCLGSTHVTQAPVPVPADPLAYLPAPPNANDPCGTSSGNVYNGSQSAVQLGLLAGLTGNVTFNPGVYCGGISITAALLSNITFNPGTYILRNGPVYSLLGIRTGTASGFTMTVSVLSSIVGNGVTFYNEGDAGSFSLTASSLPLQLSNFQLTAPTSGNYGGILFWQASGVQNTGTFLATLLQGSRVDGVIYMPSALVTYGVSVAGGASKYNGIVADRVQFTANVLSVISNDYSTLLSGAPFNGDRSELVQ, encoded by the coding sequence ATGAGGCGTCTATTCCAACTTCGTGACGATAGCGGACAGGTGTTGGTGATCACCGCCCTTTGTATGGTGGTGCTCATCGGATTTCTGGGTTTGGCTGTTGATATCGGGTCCGTCCGCCATGAGCAGCGTCGTCTGCAGAATGCTGCGGATGCGTCTGCGCTTGCAGCAGCGCTTGAAGTTCGCGTATGCGGTAGCACGCCCAACTGCGCGGCCATGCAGACAGCTGCACAGAATGCCCTGGTAGAAAACGGGTACACAGGCAGCAGCGCTCTCATCACTGACTGTGCCAGCAGCCCAGGCTCCGGCCTCACCATCACGTTGCACAATCCCCTGTGCCCTGGCAGTTCTGACCCGAACAAGTCTCGATACAACTACGTGGAAACTCAGGTCTCAGAAAAAGCTCCGCTCTACTTCTCGCGTATCTTCGGCTTCACCGGCTTCAACCTTAGTGCACGCGCAGAAGCAGCACGAGGCGTTGGTGGGCCGTGTATTTATGCACTCAACCCCAGCGCGTCGGGCGCGTTGAATGTTGGTGTTGGTGTTGGCTTTCGATCCAACTGTGGTGTTGTTGTTGAATCCAGCAGCCGCAGTTCTGTTAACTGTCTCGTAGGCCTCGGTGTCACCGCGCCTTATGTCCAGGTCTCTCCAACCGGGGGCGGTGCCAGCCTTCTGTGTCTTGGGAGTACTCATGTCACGCAAGCTCCCGTACCGGTTCCTGCAGATCCGCTCGCATATCTTCCTGCTCCCCCGAATGCGAACGATCCCTGTGGGACGAGTAGTGGCAATGTCTACAACGGTTCGCAGAGTGCGGTGCAACTGGGATTGCTTGCAGGTCTTACAGGTAATGTCACTTTTAATCCTGGTGTCTACTGCGGTGGTATCTCCATTACAGCCGCCTTATTGTCCAATATCACCTTCAATCCCGGTACATATATCTTGCGCAATGGCCCTGTGTACTCTCTTCTTGGCATTCGCACCGGCACCGCAAGCGGATTCACGATGACCGTTAGTGTCCTGAGCAGCATTGTTGGCAACGGGGTCACGTTTTATAACGAGGGCGATGCAGGAAGCTTCTCGCTCACAGCCAGCTCTTTGCCGTTACAGCTCTCCAATTTTCAACTCACTGCGCCAACAAGCGGGAATTATGGTGGCATCCTTTTTTGGCAAGCGAGCGGAGTCCAAAATACAGGAACGTTTCTGGCAACGCTGCTCCAAGGGTCTCGCGTGGATGGTGTGATCTATATGCCGAGTGCGCTTGTTACCTATGGCGTGAGTGTTGCCGGAGGCGCGTCTAAATACAACGGCATCGTTGCGGATCGTGTGCAGTTCACAGCGAACGTCCTGAGCGTTATAAGCAATGATTATTCCACTCTCCTGAGTGGAGCACCATTCAATGGAGATCGCTCGGAGCTTGTGCAATGA
- a CDS encoding TadE/TadG family type IV pilus assembly protein, giving the protein MNLRNLRLHLVSRSATFALRQDGNSLIETALVLPVLLLLLAGAVDIGRAFRAAMIVNAAARTGAAYGIHYPTDTAGMMLAAKTDTSTLVTVTPTATYGCECPGGGTSAIASCASEPSCPSGMNSVYYVELDTTATYTPMLPWPGISRTIPLTAKVRLRASR; this is encoded by the coding sequence ATGAACCTGCGCAATTTGCGTCTTCATCTTGTTTCGCGATCTGCCACGTTCGCACTGCGGCAGGATGGCAACAGCCTTATTGAAACGGCGCTCGTCCTTCCCGTATTGCTTCTTCTGCTTGCGGGAGCAGTGGACATAGGCCGTGCCTTCCGTGCTGCCATGATAGTGAACGCAGCGGCACGCACGGGTGCTGCATACGGTATTCATTACCCCACAGACACCGCAGGCATGATGCTTGCGGCAAAGACAGATACATCCACCCTTGTTACTGTGACGCCCACCGCAACGTACGGATGCGAATGTCCAGGCGGAGGGACCAGCGCGATTGCTTCCTGTGCGTCCGAGCCATCGTGCCCTTCAGGAATGAACAGTGTGTATTACGTGGAATTGGACACCACTGCGACATATACGCCTATGCTCCCGTGGCCGGGTATCTCCAGGACCATTCCCCTCACGGCAAAGGTGAGACTACGTGCTTCGCGATAG
- a CDS encoding TadE/TadG family type IV pilus assembly protein: MLRDRHFRTSELFREETGNTLLETALCLSVVLLVILGIMECSLAVYTEHYVESAAASGARYAMVRGGTYSGISCGAATSYYCQAGTSDILNYIKANAAPGIKVSNLSVTASWPGTAGTSSACDTAQGSNSPGCLVTVTVSYPFTFMLPIPLHKGITLLASRSTIISQ; encoded by the coding sequence GTGCTTCGCGATAGACACTTTCGTACGAGTGAACTCTTCCGCGAGGAAACGGGCAACACGCTGCTCGAGACCGCTCTTTGTCTCAGCGTTGTGCTCCTGGTCATCCTCGGAATTATGGAATGTTCGTTGGCTGTCTATACAGAGCACTATGTGGAATCAGCCGCTGCCAGCGGAGCACGCTACGCCATGGTACGCGGCGGCACATACAGTGGAATCTCATGTGGCGCGGCTACTTCGTACTATTGTCAGGCAGGCACGAGCGACATACTGAACTACATCAAAGCAAACGCGGCACCAGGGATTAAGGTGTCCAATCTATCTGTCACAGCATCATGGCCGGGAACAGCAGGAACGAGTAGTGCATGCGATACCGCACAGGGAAGCAATAGTCCAGGATGCCTGGTAACTGTAACCGTTAGTTATCCATTTACCTTCATGCTTCCCATTCCGTTGCATAAAGGCATTACCTTGCTTGCAAGCCGTTCCACAATTATTTCTCAATAA
- a CDS encoding toxin-antitoxin system HicB family antitoxin, whose translation MEQKKVLSFPLRLSPSVRLQATDLARLEGISLNHFISLAVAEKISRMEHESWLRQQGKTSPSGLSMQTPMVRRF comes from the coding sequence ATGGAACAGAAGAAAGTATTAAGTTTTCCCCTGCGTCTGAGTCCGTCAGTACGCCTGCAAGCCACCGATCTTGCACGTCTGGAAGGTATCTCGCTCAACCACTTCATTAGTCTGGCTGTGGCAGAAAAGATAAGTCGCATGGAGCATGAAAGCTGGCTGCGGCAGCAAGGTAAGACTTCGCCCTCTGGCTTGTCGATGCAGACACCAATGGTGCGTCGATTCTGA